GCGTGCGCCAGATCGATGCCGACACCTACCTGTCGCCGGGCGGCCTGGAGCCCGCCCTGCGCGCGGTCGGCGGCGCCTGCGCGGCGGTGGACGCGGTGCTGGCGGGCGAGGCGGGGGCGGCCTTTGTGGCCATGCGCCCGCCGGGCCACCATGCCGAGACGGCGACCGCGATGGGGTTCTGCCTGTTCGGCACCGTGGCCATCGCCGCCAAGCGGGCGCTGGATCACCACGGGCTGGACCGCGTGGCGGTGCTGGACTTCGACGTGCATCACGGCAACGGCACGCAGGATCTGCTGTGGGACGAGGGGCGGGCCTTGTTCGTGTCCAGCCACCAGATGCCGCTGTATCCGGGCAGCGGCGCGGCGTCCGAGACGGGCGCGCAGGGGCAGGTGCTGAACCTGCCGCTGCCGCCGGGCTCGGACGGGGCTCTGGCGCAGGCGGAATGGGCGGGCGCGCTGCGGCGCATGGTCGCGTTCGCGCCGCAGCTGGTCATCGTCTCGGCCGGGTTCGACGCGCATCGCGACGATCCGCTGGCCCAGCTGGACTGGGAGGACGCGGACTTCGCCGCGCTGACCCGCGCGATCTGCAGGGCGGCGGCCGACTGCGGCGCCCCCGTGGTATCCTGTCTGGAAGGCGGCTATGATCTTGCGGCCTTGGAACGTTCGGTCCGGGCCCATGTGACGGTGCTGTTGGAGGCCACGGAATGAGCGATATCACCACCCTCTCGTTCGAGGAGGCCATGCGCGAGCTGGAGGCCACGGTCGGCAAGCTGGAGACCGGCGAGGCGACGCTGGAGGAATCCATCGCGCTGTACGAGCGGGGTGCGGCCCTGCGCGCACATTGCGAGGCCCGCCTGCGCGAGGCCGAGGAGCGGGTCGAGAAGATCACCCTGGCGGCGAACGGCCAGCCTGCGGGCGCCGAGCCGGTCGAGGGCCTGTGATGCAGGACCGTCTGGCCCGGGTCCGGGCCGATGTGCAGGCCGAGCTGGATCGCGCGACCGGCACCCTGCCGGACGGCGATCTGTCCCGGGCCATGCGCTATGCCGTGCAGGGGGGCAAGCGGCTGCGGGCCTTCCTGGTGATGGAATCGGCGCGCCTGCACGGGGTGCCTGACGATGCCGCCCTGCCGGTGGCGGCGGCGGTCGAGGCGCTGCATGCCTACAGCCTGGTCCATGACGACCTGCCTGCGATGGATGACGACGACCTGCGCCGGGGCCAGCCGACCGTGCATGTCCGCTGGTCAGAGGCGACCGCGATCCTGGCGGGCGACGCGCTGCAGACGCTGGCCTTCGAGCTGCTGGCGGATGCCCGCATCGGTACGGCCGATGCCCGGCTGCGGCTGGTGGCGGCGCTGGCCCGGGCCTCGGGCGCGCGGGGGATGGTCTGGGGGCAGGCGCTGGACATCGCGGCCGAGACCGCCGGCACGCCGCTGGACCTGGAGGCCATCACCCGGCTGCAGGGCGGCAAGACCGGTGCGCTGATCCGCTTTGCCGCGACCGCCGGACCGCTGATCGCGGGGGACGATCCGGCGGCCTTGGACCGCTATGCCGATGCGCTTGGCCTGGCCTTCCAGATCGCCGACGACATCCTGGACGTGACCGGCAGCGAGGCCGCGACCGGCAAGCGCGTGGGCAAGGATGCGGGGGCCGGCAAGGCGACGTTCGTCTCGCTGCTGGGCCTGCCCGGCGCGCAGGCCGAGGCGCGGCGCCTGGTGGGTGTCGCGGACGCGGCGCTGCGTGATTATGGCGCAGCCGCCGGAAACTTGCGCGCCCTGTCGCGTTTCGTTATCGAGCGCGATACCTGATCGCCCGTCCCGGAGGAGGGCCAGCCCATGACCGACCGACCCAAGACGCCCCTGCTCGACCGTGTGTCGCTGCCGTCCGACCTCAAATCGTTGAGCGATGTCGAATTGCGCCATCTGGCCGACGAGCTGCGGTCCGAGACGATCAGTGCCGTCAGCGCGACCGGCGGCCATCTGGGCGCGGGTCTGGGCGTGGTCGAGCTGACCGTGGCGCTGCATGCCGTCTTCGACACGCCGCGCGACAAGCTGATCTGGGATGTCGGCCACCAGTGCTATCCCCACAAGATCCTGACCGGGCGGCGCGACCGCATCCGCACGCTGCGCATGGGCGGCGGGCTGGCGGGCTTCACCAAGCGGGCGGAAAGCCCCTACGATCCGTTCGGGGCGGGCCATTCCTCGACCTCGATCAGCGCGGCCCTGGGCTTTGCCATGGCTCGCGAGTTGGGCGGCGACCCGGGAGATGCGATCGCCGTCATCGGCGACGGCGCGATGAGCGCGGGCATGGCCTATGAGGCGCTGAACAATGCGGGCCACGAGGGCAAGCGGCTGTTCGTGATCCTGAACGACAATGAGATGTCGATCGCTCCGCCGGTTGGCGCGATGTCCTCGTATCTGACGCGGCTTTATGCCGGTGGACCCTTTCAGGAGCTGAAGGCCGTGGCCAAGGGGGCTGTGGGCATGCTGCCCGACGCGCTGCAGGAAGGCGCGCGCCGGGCCAAGGAGATGCTCAAGGGCATGACGGTCGGCGGCACCCTGTTCGAGGAGCTGGGCTTTTCCTATATCGGTCCGGTTGACGGGCATGACATGGAACAGTTGCTGCCGCTGCTGCGCACCTTGCGGGCGCGGGCGGACGGGCCGGTCCTGATCCATGTCGTCACCAAGAAGGGCAAAGGCTATGCCCCGGCCGAGGCGGCGGCCGACCGGGGCCATGCGACGGGCAAATTCGACGTGGTGACGGGCGTTCAGGCCAAGGCGAAATCCAACGCGCCAAGCTATACCGCCGTCTTCGCGCAGGCGCTTATCGACGAGGCCGCCCGCGACGACCGCATCCTGGGTGTCACGGCGGCCATGCCGGACGGGACGGGGCTCAAGCAGTTCGCGCAGCGCTTTCCGCGCCGCTGCTTCGACGTGGGAATCGCCGAACAACATGCGGTGACCTTCTCCGCCGGGCTGGCGGCGGGGGGGATGAAGCCCTTCTGCGCGATCTATTCGACCTTCCTGCAGCGCGGCTATGATCAGGTCGTCCATGACGTGGCGGTCCAGAACCTTCCGGTGCGCTTCGCCATCGACCGTGCGGGGCTGGTGGGCCAGGACGGCCCGACCCATTCGGGCGCCTATGACATCGCCTTTCTGGCCAACCTGCCGGGCTTCGTGGTGATGGCCGCCGCCGACGAGGCGGAACTGGTCCATATGGTGGCCACCGCCGCCGCCCATGACAGCGGACCCATCGCCTTCCGCTTTCCACGCGGCGAGGGCACCGGGGTGGAGATGCCCGAGCGCGGGCAGGTCCTGCCCATCGGCAAGGGCCGCATGATCGCCGAGGGCAAGACGGTCGCCATCCTGTCCTTCGGCACCCGCCTGTCCGAGGTGATGGCCGCCCGCGAGGCGCTGATGGCCCGCGGCATCACGCCGACCGTGGCGGATGCGCGCTTCGCCAAGCCCCTGGACCGTGACCTGATCCTGCGTCTGGCCCGCGATCACGAGGCGCTGATCACCATCGAGGAGGGCGCCGTCGGCGGCTTCGGCAGCCATGTGGCCCAGCTTCTGGCCGAGGAGGGGGTCTTCGACAGCGGTTTGCGCTTCCGGTCGATGGTCCTGCCCGATGCCTTCGTGGACCATGACGCCCCGCAGGCGATGTACGATACCTCGGCCCTGAACGCCCGCCATATCGAGGCGAAGGTGCTGTCGGTTCTGGGCGTCGGCTCGCTTGACACGCGCCGCGCTTGACCCCGGGCAGGCCCCGGCGGCTTGGACCCCGCCCCTATCCATAGCTGCGCACCAGCGCCCCCGCGATCATGCCCCACCCGTCGACGACGACGAAGAAGGCCAGCTTGAAGGGCAGCGAGACAACCACCGGCGGCAGCATCATCATGCCCATCGACATCAGCACCGCTGCCACGACCAGATCGATGATCAGGAAGGGCAGGGCGATCAGGAAGCCGATCTCGAAGGCGCGCTGGATCTCGGACAGCATGAACGAAGGGATCAGCACCGACAGCCGATCCGGGGGCCCGGCCCCGGGCGCGATTTCGGCCAGGTTCGCCAAGGTGCCCGGATCGGTGCGGGCTGCCATGAAGCCTTGGAACGGCTGGATTCCTCGCTGGAAGGCCTCGGCGATGTCGATCTGACCCTGCTGCAAGGGCAGGCCCGCCACCTGCCAGGCTTCGCGCAAGACGGGATCCATGATGAACCACGTCAGAAAGAGCGCCAGGCTGATGATCAGCATGTTCGGAGGCGACTGCTGCAGCCCGATGGACTGGCGCAGGATCGACAGGACCGTGACGATGAACGGAAAGGCCGTCACCATGATGGCGATGCCGGGAGCCAGCGATAGGGCCGTCAGCAGCAGGACCAGCGTCACCGCGTTCTCGCCCAGGCCGGGACCGAGCGCCTCGCCCAGCCCCTGCCCGGCGGCGGTCGTGGGCAGCATCACCCAAGTCAGCAGAAGGGCCAGACGGATCACGGCGTCCCCGACGCCGCCACCACCCGCACGCACAGCCGGTCCTCGGTTCCGCCATCGCCGGTCAGTTCGCCGCGCGCGATGACCTTGTCTCCGATGCAGATCTCGACCCCGTCCTCGATGGCCTGATCCAGCACCAGCACATCGTCGGGACGCAGCGCCGACAATTGTGAAACGGTCTGTCGCGTGCGGCCGAGGCGGATGGTCACCTCGACCTGGATCGTGTCGGTGTCGATCAGATGCTTCAGGGCGTCCATGTCCCGTCCTCCTCGGTGATTTCTGCGATCAGGGCGCGGATGCTGTCGGCGATGTCCTGGGGGGCAAGCTCGATACGGCCGCCCTGCAGCGTGACGGAGATGCGGTCCAAGGCGATCTCGTCAAGGACGATGCCGTCCAGACCGGCCACATCCATGCAGTGCTGAACCATCGGGCGCAGCCCGCTGCCGCAGGCGATCCGGGCACTTAACGGGTCCGCGCGTTGCGACAGGCGCAGCAGTTCGGCCTGCAACGCCTCTTCCAGGCGGCGCGAGGACCGGGGCGGCGCCATCAGGTCCAGGATCTGATGCAGAAGCGGGGACAAGGCCTCGACGGCCTCCTGCCGCAACCTGTGGCGGCGGGCCTCGTCCTCAGCCAGGCTGTCGGCCAGCCGATGCAGGCTGTCCTGCAGCGCCCGCAGCCCCGCATCCTCGGCCTCGGCCTGCGCAGCCGACTGGCCGTTGGCGAAGGCCTGATCCAGATCCGCGCGGCTGAAGGTCACCTCGACCGGCCGCCTGGCCACCGCATCGGAAAAGGATTCTAATTTAAACATCGCAAGGCTCAATTCACGCTCTCCTTGTTGTCGATCCAGCCCGACAGGATCTTGACGCTTCCCTCATGACGCTCCTTCATCATCGCCTTGAGGCGGGCCACGGGATCGGCCGAGGGCAGGGCGAGGGGCTCGACTCCTGCGAAATCGAAGGGCGCGATCCGGGGGTGATCGGGCGAGGTGGAAAAGTCCTCGTTGATGAAGCCGTCCAGCCCACCGGACATCGGCGACATCATCGGTGCCATCATCGCCATCGGGGGCATCGGCGGCAGGCTGTCATCCAGCATCGGGGCCGCTGGCTGGGACCGGCTGCGCAGCATCGGGCGCAGGACCGCCAAGATGATGGCCAGCGCAAAGATCCCGATCAGCGCGATCCGTGCCAGATCGTTCAAAGCCAGCCGGTCCAGGAAACCGGGCGCCGCCAGCGTGCCGCCCTCGCCCAGGCTGGCGAAGGGCAGCGACTTGACGGTGATCAGGTCGCCCCGCGCCGCGTCAAAACCTACCGCCGAGGCGACCAGTTCGCGCAGAGTCTCCAGTTCGGCATCCGGGCGGGGGGCCAACGTCGTCTGACCCTCGGCATCGGTCTGGGGCACGCCGTTGACCAGCACCGCGACCGTCAGGCGCCGGGTCGCGCCGGGTTGACGTTGCACCTCGCGGGTGGTGCGGCTGACCTCGTAATTGGCCTGGCTGCGGTTTTCGGCCCGTGCGCTCTGGCTGCTGTCGCCCGGCTGCTCCTCGGCATCGGGCAGGTTCGAGGCCGCCGTGACGGCCCCGGTGCCGGTCGAATTGCTCTCGTCCGTGGTCTCTTCGGTGACGGTCGAGATCAGCGCCCGCTGCTCGGGGTCGAAGCGCTGTTCGGTCAGCAGTTCGGTTTCCGTCATCAGGTCCAGGTTCAGCTCGACGATGGCATTGCCGACCCCGACATGCGGCTCAAGGATGCGTTCGACATTGCGCTTCATCTCGGCCGCGCGGTCGGCCCCGGTCTGATCCTCGGTCGAGGCGACGATGCCGCGCTGCGAATCGATCACGGTCACGCGGTCCGGCTGCATCCCCGGCACTCCGGACGAGATCAGGTATTTCAGCGAGGCCGCCTGATCGCGGCTGATCGGCTGGCCGTTCGTGGTCAGCGTGACCGAGGCGCTGCCGTTCCGGTCGCGCCGATAGCCGCGCCCGGTGTCCAGCGCCAGATGCACGCGCGCCGTCTGGACGTTGGGCAGGGCCAGGATCGTGCGCGCCAGCTCGCCCTCCTTGGCACGCCAATAGGCGGCGTCGAACATCTGCGAGGTGGTGCCGAATCCCGACATGCCGTCCAGCAGCTCGTATCCGGTGCTGCCGGCCGCGGGCAGTCCCTGCGCCGCCAGGTCCATGCGCAGCCGGTCGCGCTGGTCGACCGCCACCCAGATGGCATCGCCGCGCACCTCGTAGGGAACGCCGACCCGCTCGATCCCGGCGATCACCTCACCGGCCTGGGCAGAGTCGAGCCCCCCATAGATCAGGGCCATGCTGGGCCGGCTGGCCAGCCAGCCGAACAGCGCGATCACCAGAAATGCGCCCAGAAAGGCCGCCCCCAGGATCACCCGCTGTTGAGAGCTTCGCTCGTTCCAGTAGTCCTGCAGTTTTTGCAAAACCGTTCCTTTCGAATCAGCGCGTCGGGGTCGTCTGACCTTCAAATGCCATGGCCGGTGTTAAGATTTGGTTAGTCGCAAGCTGGTATCTCCATCCTGTCAGGACGGAGAATCACGATGACCGAACCCGCGGCCCTGCCGGCCGAAAAGAAGCGCGGAAAGAAGGGGTTGCTGATGGTGATCCTGGCGACCGCTCTTCTGGGCGGGGCCGGGTTCGTCTCGACCTTCCTGGGGTTCTGGTCGCCCGGCGCGATGCTGTCCGGCCCGGCCGAGCCGCCGCCCTCCGGCGCACATCTGAGCGTCGAGTTCGTCGAGGTGCCCACGATCGAGATCATCGTGCCCGGGGGGCGCGCCCGCAGCATGGTCATGTCGGCCACGATCGAGACGGACAGCCACCACAAGGGCCAGGTCACGCATCTGATGCCCCGGGTCTCGGATGCCTTCACGACCTTCCTCTCGGGCGTCGATCCCGCCGCCTATGACAAGCGCGGGGTGCTGGAGGTGATCCGCGCCGAACTGGTCACCCGCTCGCGCTTCGTCCTGGGCGAAGAGCCGGTCAAGGACCTTCTGATCACGGAGTTTCGATTCAAATGACGATGGACCAACTGATGCAGGGGATGCTGCTGCTGGCCTGCCTGGGACTGGGGCTGTTCTGCCTGACGCTGGCCCGCCGCCTGCGCAAGCTGAACGATCTGGAAACCGGCCTGGGCGGCGCGATCGCCGTGATGGCCGCCGAGGTCGACCGGCTGGAACGGGCGATCCGCTCGGCCCGTGACGAGGCGATGGAGGCCAGCAGCCGTCTGGCCGACGAGATCGAGACCGCGCGGCGTGAACGCGCGATCTGGGACCTGCGCCAGCGGATCGGCGCCGCTGCTGCCGAGGCGCCACCGCCCGCGTCCGCTCAACGCCGGTTGCGCAAGCGGTCCGAGGTGACCCATGGCTAGGCCCCTGTTGCCGGCGCTGACGCTGCTCTTCGCGCTGCCCGCCGGGGCCATGCTGTGGCAGGGGGCCGATCTGTCGCGCCTCTTCTCGACCGTCGCCGTTGCGGCCCCCGCCGACCTGCTGGACGGCTGTGGCGATGTCCCCGAGGCCGTGGCCCTGGCTGAGGAGCTGCGCGACCGGGCCCTCCGCATCGAACGCTACATGGCGTCGCTGGACGCCAAGAAGGCCGAGATCGCCGAGGCCGAGGCAAGCCTGCGCGACCATCTGGGCGACCTGCGGGCGCAGAAAGGCCGCACGAACGCCGATCGCGACGGCGCGACCCAGGCCGTGCGGACCGATATCGACCGGCTGATCGCCCTCTACGACCAGATGAAGCCGGCCGAGGCCGCCGCCATCCTGACCAACCTTCCCGCCGATTTCGCGGCCGAGATCCTGATGCGCGTCCAGCCCGAAGCCGGCGCCCGCATCATCGCCGCCGTCGATCCCCGCCAAGCCGCGCTGCTGACCGCCCAGATGGGCGCGCGCAGCGTCCGCACCCCATAAGGACAAGCATCATGTTCGGTTTCGTCGGAATCTTCGTTACGCTGGCCATGGTGTTCGGGGGCTATCTTCTAGCCGGCGGCAAGATGGGCGTGATCCTTCACGCGCTGCCCTTCGAGATGATGATGATCATGGGCGCCGCCGTCGGGTCCTATTTCCTGGGCAACAGCACCGATGTGCTGAAGGCGACCCTGGGCGGGCTCATGCGGGCGTTCAAGGGCCCTCGCTGGACGGCGCAGGACCATCAGGACGTGCTGTGCCTGATGTTCCAGCTGCTCAAGATCGCGCGCGAGAACCCCGTCGCGCTGGAACAGCATATCGAGAATCCCGGCGAATCGCCCATCTTCACCGCCTATCCGCGCCTGGCGGCGGATCATCACGTCGTCTCGCTGATCTCGGACACGCTGCGGTCGGCCAGCCTGAACTATGACGATCCCTACCAGGTGGAGGACATGCTCTCGCGCCGCATCGCCACCCTGCGGGAGGAGGAGATGCACGTCCCCCACGCCCTGCAGACCATGGCCGACGCTTTGCCCGCACTGGGGATCGTCGCGGCGGTGCTGGGAATCATCAAGACGATGAGCGCGATCGACCAGCCGCCGGCGGTCCTGGGGAAGATGATCGGCGGGGCGCTGGTGGGGACGTTCCTGGGGGTGTTCCTCTCCTACGGCTTCGTCGCGCCGCTGGCCAACCGGCTCGGGTCGGTCGTCAAGCAGGATCTGGGTTTCTACGAGGTCGTCAAGTCGGTCCTGGTCGCCGGGCTGCACCAGCATGCCACGACGCTCTGCGTCGAGGTCGGCCGCCAGAGCGTCCCGGAACATGTCCGGCCCAGCTTCGACACGCTGGAAGGCGCGCTGCGCGAGCTGAAAAAGGCCGCCTGATGAGACGGGCAGCCCCCTATCTTGTGGCAATGTCGCTGGCCGCCGGATCCGCCGCCGCCACGGATGCCGAGCAGTTAGCCCGCGACGCGTCGGACTGGCTGCTGTCGGGGCAGGGGCTGCCCCGCGACTACCGCGTCCTTTTGTTGCAGATGGACAGCGCGGACCGGTTGCTGGCCATCGCCTTTCTTCGCCGCGTCGGGCTGCTGACGGATCGACCCTGGACGGTCGAGGACGTTCTTCGTCCCGCCCAGCCCCAAACGGAGCTTGCAAAATGACCCCCATCGGCGCCGTGGCGGGCAAGTCGGGCAGGTTTCTGGACGCTCCCCTGCTGGTCACCGGCGGGCTGGTCCTGGTCGTCATTTCGCTGGTGATCCCCCTGCCGGCCGGGGTGCTGGATTTCGGCATCGCCATCTCGATCGCATCGGCAGTGCTGATCCTGGTCATGGCCTCGCTGGTCGAGAAACCGACCGACTTCCAGGCCTTTCCCGTCCTGCTGCTGGTCAGTCTGGTGATCCGGCTGTCGCTGAACGTGTCCTCGACCCGGCTGATCCTGACGGACGGGCAGAACGGGACCGAGGCGGCAGGGCAGGTCATCAACGGATTTGCCAACTTCGTCGCCGGGGGCTCGATCCTGGTGGGGATCACGGTCTTTGCGGTGATCTCGGTGGTGAACTTCATGGTCATCACTAAGGGCTCGGGCCGGATGGCCGAAGTTGCGGCGCGGTTCGCGCTGGATTCGCTGCCCGGCAAGCAGCTGGCCATCGATGGCGACCTGAATGCCGGCGCCATCGACCATCAGGAGGCCAAGCGCCGCCGCATCCAGGAACAGCGCGAGATCAGCTTCTTCGGTTCGCTGGACGGGGCCTCAAAATTCGTCAAGGGCGACGCAGTGGCGGGGATCGTCATCACCCTGATCAACCTCTGCGTCGGCTTGGCCGTCGGCATCACCGTCCACGGCATGCCCCTGGGAGAGGCGGTCTCGACCTATTCCCACCTCACCGTCGGTGACGGGCTGGTCAGCCAGATCCCCGCGCTGATCACCTCGATGGCGGCCGCCCTGCTGCTGTCGCGCGGGGGCGCCACCGAGACGACGGCGGGCCTTCTGTCGAGCGAGTTCAGCCGCAGCTGGCAACCGGCGGCGATGGTGGCGGCGGCGATGGTGATCATCTCGCTTGTACCGGGCATGCCGAAGGCGCTGTTTCTGGGGATCGCGGCGGGTATGGCCACCTTGGCGTGGAAGATCGCGCGCCACATGCGGGCCGCCGCAGAGGCCCTGCCGGATCTGGCCGCCGGGGATGTCGGCGCCAAGCCTGCCGCCCGGATCGGGGACGTGCTGGACACGGATGATATCAGCGTCGAGATCGGGTCCGACCTGATCGTGACCGCACTGGATCAGGCGCGGGGCCTGGGCAGCCGGATCAGCAACCTGCGGATCCATATCGCGCGCAGCTTCGGCCTGATCCTGCCGGATGTGCGCATCACCGATACCGACGATCTGGCGCCGGGCGATTACCAGATCCGGATCCAGGGCGTCATCCGCGGACGCGGCACCCTGCGTCCGGCCGAGATCCTGGCGCTTGGGCCGGATGCGGTGCTGGCCGAGTTGCGGGGCATTTCCGTGCGAGAGCCCGTCTATGCCAGCCCCGCCAAGTGGATCCAGCCCGACGACCAGGAGGATGCGGCGACCATGGGCGCCACCGTCGTCACGCCGATGGAGGTTCTGTCGACCCACCTGATGGAGGTGGTCAAGGCCAACCTTCCCGCCCTGCTGACCCTGGGCGCCATGCAGCGCCAGATCGAAGAGCTGAAGACCCTGTCGGACACGGGTCGCGCCGACCGCTATCGCAAATATTTCGACAGCATGGTCCCCGACAAGGTGACCCCTGAAACCCTGCTGGCGATCCTGAGGGCTTTGCTGGAGGAGCGGATCTCGATCCGCAACCTGCCGCTGATCGTGGACGCGATCTGCGAGTTCCGCGGCATCGAACAGCCCGAGGCGATCTATGAGCTGGTGCGCAAGCGCCTGCGCGGGCAGATCACCCAGCAATATGCCGACGATCTGGGCCGCTTGGCGGCCCTGCAGCTGCATCCCTCATGGGAGGCCGAGTTCGTCCGCGCCGATGGCGAGACGGGTCGGCCGGGCGGCGGGGCGATGACCCCCGCCATGTCGCGCAGGCTGGTCGATGCCGTGCGCAAGTCGCTGTCCCTGGCCGAGCCTGCCGCGCGCACCGTGCTTTTGACGCCCGACCATCGCCGTCGCATGATCCGTGCCGTGCTGGGCGCCAACGGCATGGCGGTCCCCGTCCTGGGTCTGGAAGAGGTCGACCCCTCGGCCGAACTGCGCTTGCTGGGCACGGTCGAGGCGGCATGATGTGGGACCAGCTTCAGGCCATCTTTCCGGGGCTGGAATGGTCGCTGGTGCTGGTCTATGTCCGCCTGCAGGCCTGCATCCTGGTCTTGCCCGGGTTGGGGGAGCGGGTGATCACCGGCCGCGTCAAGGTCGCGGTGGCCCTGGCGCTGACGCCGCTTCTGTCGGGACTGGCACCGGCGATCCAGATCCCGCTGCAGCCGCTCGGGCTGGTTCGGCAGGTGGGCATCGAGATGCTTCTGGGACTGGCCGCCGGGACCATGCTGCGGCTTCTGGCCCTGGCCATCGACATTGCCACCACGGCCATCGCGGCGACGGCCTCGCTGTCGCAGATCATGGGCGTCCAGAACGAGATGTCGCCCC
Above is a window of Paracoccus liaowanqingii DNA encoding:
- a CDS encoding flagellar biosynthesis protein FlhA — its product is MTPIGAVAGKSGRFLDAPLLVTGGLVLVVISLVIPLPAGVLDFGIAISIASAVLILVMASLVEKPTDFQAFPVLLLVSLVIRLSLNVSSTRLILTDGQNGTEAAGQVINGFANFVAGGSILVGITVFAVISVVNFMVITKGSGRMAEVAARFALDSLPGKQLAIDGDLNAGAIDHQEAKRRRIQEQREISFFGSLDGASKFVKGDAVAGIVITLINLCVGLAVGITVHGMPLGEAVSTYSHLTVGDGLVSQIPALITSMAAALLLSRGGATETTAGLLSSEFSRSWQPAAMVAAAMVIISLVPGMPKALFLGIAAGMATLAWKIARHMRAAAEALPDLAAGDVGAKPAARIGDVLDTDDISVEIGSDLIVTALDQARGLGSRISNLRIHIARSFGLILPDVRITDTDDLAPGDYQIRIQGVIRGRGTLRPAEILALGPDAVLAELRGISVREPVYASPAKWIQPDDQEDAATMGATVVTPMEVLSTHLMEVVKANLPALLTLGAMQRQIEELKTLSDTGRADRYRKYFDSMVPDKVTPETLLAILRALLEERISIRNLPLIVDAICEFRGIEQPEAIYELVRKRLRGQITQQYADDLGRLAALQLHPSWEAEFVRADGETGRPGGGAMTPAMSRRLVDAVRKSLSLAEPAARTVLLTPDHRRRMIRAVLGANGMAVPVLGLEEVDPSAELRLLGTVEAA